Proteins co-encoded in one Malus domestica chromosome 09, GDT2T_hap1 genomic window:
- the LOC139187778 gene encoding receptor-like protein 3 gives MEDVSATQLLLLSALLFLLPCSAYDACDELDRDALLSLPFKAPLNWSASTDCCLWDGIICDPLYHIRVIWLRLPKRGLSGVVSSAVTNLTLLTHLNLSHNSLLGSLPDDLLSSLPSLQVIDLSFNRLIGRFPSSSNASNHLQIINLSSNFFNGAIPSSVLVPSISIYKVSNNSFSRSIAFTSCQ, from the coding sequence ATGGAGGATGTCTCGGCAACGCAGCTTCTTCTCCTTTCCGCTCTACTTTTTCTGCTGCCTTGCTCTGCTTATGATGCCTGCGACGAACTCGACCGTGATGCTCTCTTGTCCTTGCCTTTCAAGGCACCGTTGAATTGGTCTGCTTCGACTGACTGCTGCCTTTGGGATGGAATCATCTGCGACCCACTTTACCATATCCGCGTCATCTGGCTACGGTTGCCGAAAAGAGGCTTATCCGGTGTCGTCTCTTCTGCCGTCACCAACCTCACCCTTCTAACCCACCTCAATCTTTCCCACAATTCCCTATTGGGTTCTCTCCCAGATGACTTGCTTTCTTCCCTACCAAGTCTTCAGGTCATTGACTTGAGCTTCAATCGTCTCATCGGCCGCTTTCCATCATCTTCTAATGCAAGCAACCACCTTCAAATTATAAACTTGTCCAGCAACTTCTTCAATGGAGCAATCCCGTCTTCGGTCCTTGTCCCATCAATATCAATTTACAAAGTCAGCAACAACAGCTTTTCCAGGTCAATAGCTTTCACTTCCTGTCAATAG
- the LOC103443382 gene encoding tyrosine-sulfated glycopeptide receptor 1-like, with product MEDVSATQLLLISALLFLLPCSAYAACDELDRDALLSLPFKAPLNWSASTDCCLWDGITCDPLDHRRVIRLWLPKRGLSGVVSLAITNLTRLTHLNLSHNSLLGSLPNDLLSSLPSLQVIDLSFNRLIGRFPPSSNGSSRLQIINLSSNFFNGIIPASVLVPSISIFNVSNNSFSGSIPMSNRSSHASLTFFDLSFNEFTDTIPPGIGSCSKLQVFRAGFNALSGSLPGEIFKLADLQQLSLPNNSLSGPISGGIMNLTNLKVLELFMNLFSGPIPTHIGSLFKLEKLLLHINNFTGPLPPSLTNCTNLSTLNLRINNLTGELSAFNFSTLQRLTTLDLGNNNFIGELPQSLYSCKSLTAIRFASNQLTGEIPEVVALESLSFLSISNNNLRNAAGAFRILKGCKNLTTLVLAKNIFNEPLPDDKSLGNPVGFQSLQVFALGACQFTGQIPTWLSMLKNLKVLDLPFNHITGPIPASLGSLPNLFYVDLSNNLITGGFPIEFCGMPALTSKEAGDMIDRSYLKLPVFLMPNNPTNHQYNQLSNLPPTICLGNNSLTGSIPSEICRLKYIHVLDLGHNNFAGSIPEQISNLTNLERLNLSYNHLSGEIPNSLKGLHFLSFFSVAYNDLQGLVPSGGQLDTFTSSSFEGNPGLCGPPTANLSCSPVFSAAQKSNTQEVFKALIFGISFGIFFGIGFGLGLNIDDKRIPFIPRCKKKYVNLMRT from the coding sequence ATGGAGGACGTCTCGGCAACGCAGCTTCTTCTAATTTCCGCTCTACTTTTTCTGCTGCCTTGCTCTGCTTATGCTGCCTGCGACGAACTCGACCGCGATGCTCTCTTGTCCTTGCCTTTCAAGGCACCTTTGAATTGGTCTGCTTCGACTGACTGCTGCCTTTGGGATGGAATCACCTGCGACCCACTTGACCATCGCCGCGTCATCCGGCTGTGGTTGCCGAAAAGAGGCTTATCTGGTGTCGTCTCTTTGGCCATCACCAACCTCACTCGTCTCACCCACCTCAATCTTTCCCACAATTCCCTATTGGGTTCTCTCCCAAATGACTTGCTTTCTTCCCTCCCAAGTCTTCAGGTCATTGACTTGAGCTTCAATCGTCTCATCGGCCGCTTTCCACCATCTTCTAATGGAAGCAGCCGCCTTCAGATTATAAACTTGTCCAGCAACTTCTTCAATGGAATAATCCCGGCTTCAGTCCTTGTCCCATCAATATCAATTTTCAATGTCAGCAACAACAGCTTTTCCGGGTCAATACCCATGAGCAACCGCAGCAGCCATGCTTCCCTTACATTCTTCGACTTGTCCTTCAATGAATTCACTGACACAATTCCCCCTGGAATCGGATCATGCTCCAAGCTCCAAGTTTTTCGTGCAGGCTTCAATGCACTCTCTGGTTCTCTCCCTGGTGAGATATTCAAGCTTGCTGATCTCCAACAGCTTTCTCTGCCTAACAATAGTCTCTCTGGACCCATCAGCGGTGGTATCATGAACCTCACCAATCTCAAGGTCCTAGAGCTCTTTATGAATCTGTTCTCTGGCCCAATTCCAACCCATATCGGTAGCCTTTTCAAGTTGGAAAAGCTGCTCCTCCACATCAACAACTTTACAGGTCCTTTGCCTCCATCTCTCACCAACTGCACAAATCTATCGACCTTGAATTTGCGGATCAACAACTTGACTGGAGAGCTCTCTGCCTTCAATTTTTCGACTCTCCAACGTCTCACCACTCTGGACCTTGGCAACAACAACTTCATTGGTGAGTTACCTCAAAGCCTCTACTCTTGCAAGTCCTTAACAGCTATTAGATTTGCCAGCAACCAGCTCACAGGCGAGATACCTGAAGTAGTCGCATTAGAATCGTTGTCTTTCCTGTCCATCTCTAACAACAACTTGAGAAATGCTGCGGGGGCTTTTAGGATTCTGAAGGGTTGCAAGAATCTAACCACTCTGGTCTTGGCCAAGAATATTTTCAATGAGCCTCTGCCAGATGATAAAAGCCTTGGAAACCCAGTTGGATTCCAAAGTCTTCAGGTTTTTGCCCTGGGCGCTTGTCAATTCACTGGTCAAATACCAACCTGGCTATCCATGCTTAAAAATCTTAAAGTCTTGGACCTACCATTTAACCACATAACTGGTCCTATTCCGGCTTCATTGGGTAGTCTGCCCAACCTTTTCTACGTGGATTTGTCTAATAACCTCATTACCGGAGGATTTCCCATTGAGTTTTGTGGAATGCCAGCTTTGACATCGAAAGAGGCCGGTGATATGATAGACAGAAGTTATCTTAAGTTGCCAGTCTTTTTGATGCCCAACAACCCTACTAATCATCAGTACAATCAGCTGTCCAATCTCCCCCCAACTATATGTCTGGGTAACAACAGCCTTACTGGCAGTATCCCTTCTGAAATTTGTCGATTGAAGTATATTCATGTGTTGGACCTTGGTCATAACAACTTCGCTGGCAGCATCCCAGAACAGATTTCCAACCTAACCAACTTAGAGAGACTGAATCTCTCTTATAACCATCTGTCCGGTGAAATCCCTAATTCTCTGAAAGGTCTGCATTTCTTGTCTTTCTTCAGTGTGGCATACAATGATCTTCAGGGACTTGTACCATCTGGAGGTCAGTTAGATACTTTTACCAGCTCTAGCTTTGAAGGGAATCCAGGACTATGCGGCCCTCCAACAGCGAACCTCTCTTGCTCGCCGGTATTTTCAGCTGCTCAAAAATCTAACACACAGGAAGTTTTTAAAGCACTCATCTTTGGGATCTCTTTTGGCATTTTTTTTGGAATTGGTTTTGGTCTCGGTCTAAACATTGATGATAAAAGAATTCCATTCATTCCAAGGTGTAAGAAAAAATATGTAAACTTGATGCGTACGTAG